The Nymphalis io chromosome 14, ilAglIoxx1.1, whole genome shotgun sequence genome has a segment encoding these proteins:
- the LOC126773420 gene encoding alpha-tocopherol transfer protein-like, with translation MNMTTKPEDSTKCVEELKEWINRQPHLPKNIGNNLLLRFAHSCYYDLEKTKKALEMFFTVRGTCSDLLTNRDPQSAQMQKVIKIIDLCQYRISGNRWLWIWQLNDPGLENYDYISDVKFFFLSTDCNFLVGEDLPEEDIVMMDAKDITLRFLTKINLSVARRLAKYQEATMPIRLKQIHVVNAPPFIDKIYGALKPFMKKEITEMIHFHPPKSETLYKYFSKDELPSNYGGTRPSMLELKEDVMAKIASNRDALLDENLWRIVDKKKTESSIDAGSFRTLAID, from the exons ATGAACATGACAACTAAACCAGAAGACTCTACGAAATGTGTAGAAGAATTGAAGGAATGGATCAACCGACAACCTCATCTACCaaaaaatatag GTAATAATCTCTTGCTCCGGTTCGCGCATAGCTGTTACTATGACTTGGAAAAAACAAAGAAGGCGTTGGAAATGTTTTTTACGGTGAGAGGAACATGTTCCGATCTCCTCACGAACAGGGATCCCCAGTCGGCGCAAATGcagaaagttattaaaattat AGACCTctgtcaatatcgcatatccgGCAACAGATGGCTTTGGATCTGGCAGCTAAACGATCCGGGTCTAGAAAATTACGATTATATATCAGATGTCAAATTTTTTTTCCTGAGTACTGACTGTAATTTCCTTGTGGGCGAAGATTTACCAGAAGAGGATATAGTCATGATGGATGCAAAGGACATTACACTGAGATTTCTAACTAAGATTAACCTGTCAGTAGCGAGAAGACTAGCGAAGTATCAGGAGGcaa CAATGCCCATCAGACTTAAACAGATACACGTTGTGAACGCCCCGCCTTTCATAGACAAAATATACGGAGCCTTAAAACCTTTCATGAAGAAAGAGATTACGGAAATG ATACATTTCCATCCGCCAAAGTCAGAGACATTATACAAGTATTTTAGCAAGGACGAATTGCCGTCCAACTACGGCGGAACTCGACCTTCTATGCTCGAACTCAAGGAGGATGTCATGGCGAAAATCGCGAGCAATAG AGATGCATTGTTAGACGAAAATCTATGGAGGATCGTCGATAAGAAAAAAACCGAATCGTCCATAGATGCTGGATCATTCCGAACCCTCGCTATTGactaa